Genomic window (Phalacrocorax carbo chromosome 11, bPhaCar2.1, whole genome shotgun sequence):
CCTCCAACATTCCTGTGACACTCCTCCCTCGCAGAAGTCCACTATTACAGAGTTAGAAGGATCAGATTTCCCACACTTAAATCCATCCCAAGAGAAGCGTGCATTGACAGTAAGCTTTAAAGGTCTCAAGAATGAAAGCCCTGGAGCTGTTACCATTATTATCCACTCCACAGTCTCCCACTGAGCAAGACGACTAGTTATTTCTTATCACTTCCCATATACTCACCCTGTCAAAGTCATGAACGATTGCTGCTGGATCACTGTCCGAGAACTTTGGAACGGGCACATCAATGATGGCTATGTTATCATCTTCTCGAATGTCAGCCTCTTCAGCAATAGGGAGGAAATAAGGTTCTGCTGCACGATCAcgattttcattttcaaagtaaCACATTTCACCACGGTACACCTTGTGCTGAAAGTAAGAGCAAGGCTAGTTATTTTCACAGTGAAcgttgttttaaaattttatttctaacacTTATGCTATGACGAGGCACAGGTCTGTCACACTTGGAACTTTTATAAAGGACATAGTAGCCTTCATGTCCCAGTTACTGAAGGTTTTCTATTACAGTGGTAATCCATTTATAATTACacttttttaattcagtgatgcttaaattaaaaaaataactttcacGTTACCTTAGGCATGAAGTACTTGTAGATGCAGGCTCCACCAACAACCACTCCTGCCAAGATGAACGCTAGACCCAGCAGAGTCAATAGACATCTTCCAGAGGAGTTTTCACTTCCATGTGTGGCAACTTCTGGATCCTTTAAATAAAGAGGGATGAGAATTCAGAAAGTACACCTGCTCTGAATGCAAAGTAAGCTGTTATCTACTGCTTCTCTTTGACCTACCACGTTCTACTTCTTCTAGGTGTGCAGTGAGAATTTTAATTCAAGCATCATATaataagaaaacacacaaaatactATTGTAACATATTAAAACCCATTTTCAAATGGCACTGAAAGAGGATATTTTCTTAATTAGTTTCTGGGTAAAGGTTTGTCTAGAAAGCATCCTCTATTTGAGCTGTAAGAAACTGGAATAACTGTAACAAAAGATAAGAGAGCTGCAACTGCAATATAGTACAAGGAGACAAAGATTTGTAGAGTAAGGTCATTTTAAGGTACACAGTGTTTTCAGGCCTCTTCCCAAAAGTCTATTTCCTATCCTCCTCTTGACACCAGATGGATTAAGGTAACATTACTTTTCCTTACATAGTTGGACTAACAGTAAAGGCTAAGGGCAACTTTGCCTATTAGCTGGAGAACAGACATCTGACACAAATCACATTCAAATTTTAGAGCTTGTAACATGCACAAGTCCACCGTGAAAGAGAAACACTCATCAGCTTAAATGCAGCTTCAAATTatgccaaataaaaataagtccCTATGGCACATCCTACCCCGCAGCTTCAAAATACCCCATCTTCCACCCAAGTGCCAGGGAACTTCTGTTTCCAGCAGCCTGAAACTTATCTTTAGTTCAGTGACTTGGttgttttcccctctgcagcGTTCTCTCAAACAGAAGGTGACTGCATCCAGAAGAAACCGCTATCACCATCACATAACGTGATGATGAGTTGTGCAATACTGATCGCACAATAAGTGGTCGTGTCCAAATGGCACGTTTAACACTCAGGAGTTCTTTCAGTGCCTTCCTAGACTTCCAGGCGAAAGGCTCACACAAGCCAACTTGGGAGGAGAATGGCAAAAGTACTGTCACAGAATGGCGGGGcctggaaggggcctctggagctcatcccatcccacccctgcttgagcaggcatccccagagcaggggcacagggccgcgtccaggcggggggtgaatgtctccaggcaagggactccacaacctctctgggcagcctgtgcccctcctctggcacccacacagggaaggggtttctcctcaAGTCAAATACCAAGCAATCAGAAGAGACATTCCCTTTGGGCAAACACGCACTGGTTTTGggtctttttggaaaaaaaaaagccaaacccaaatATTTAGATAATCTATATATTTGGTCACGTATGTCCCTTTAATGATTCATGACTCTGGTATTTAGCAGCTCACTTTCAAGACCTGCTCTTTCCACTGGCCAGGAAGAAAAAGTGGATTTCACAGCAAAAGATCTTTTCCTTCACATTGTTCCTAGAGTCAGTAGCTAGATTCAGCACAGCAGCTTCCAGGGCCTTTCTTGATTTGGGTCCTGCTATTTGCACTCCTGTAGAACACAATATATTTAAGTGACCTGTGATCAGGACAAGCCACAGTATTACTACAAAGGCTGCACATATTTCCATGCTCAGCAAAATACAGCAGTGTAAAAGTCAACCACATCAGCTATGcaagcactgaaacaaaaaacaagctgTTTTGTGGAAGTCAATACTCCTACATTCCACTCTCGCATCCTCCAAACAGAAAAACGTTGGTTCAGCAAGACATAAGCTGCCGCAATTGGCTAGTTAAGCActtgtcaaaaaaacccaaacaacccaactAGTTTCAAGTCGGAATTATGCCACATTTATACACCATTATGCAAAAACCATCTTTCAGAGTTAACTGGCTTTTAACATCAAGACTAATTCTGTTCTCTTCATATTCTGCCACCTTCACCTACACCTTTCAGTAACTTATTCATCTAGCCTATCATTACTTGAACACAACAGTCGGCAGCAGGTTTTGGTGCCACAGACATCCTAGGGCTTGGCTGATGTTGACATGTAATTAGCTACACTTGCACTGCACATActtcaaacaaagcaaaggtATTTATCATTTAAGAAGCAATGTAAGCAGCCTGAATCAAAGAACACAGAGCCGATGAGCGAACACAATAGCAAGGCTTCGTTCCAGTAGGTTACAAAGCCTCTGCTCAAAAATAGTAAGTCATAAAAACCTACAAAGAAAACGCAGTTCTAAGGTGCGcagtaaaaagcaaagcaaactaGGAGtaagagaggagaggaaaaatcaCTTGCGTTAACATCTGCAGCTAGCTCATGAGACGCTGTTGACAGCTCCAAAGAATCTGCAGGGAGATTATTCTGCAAGCTCAAGTGTTTCGTGCAGATATTCTAGGGCACTTCTATTGTGCTGTTTCAGGCAACATTAGCCATTAAGCTTGTTTGCCCTGCGCAAACATTCCAGCAAAAGGAGACATTAACGAGCACTAGAACAAGTTTGTCTTGGAGTAAAACTGTGAACTTGATGTTTACATGCACCCCTAAGCCCTGAAGTCAGACTGAAGAGTTGTTAAAAGTCATGCGCAAACACAGAGACTACTGTGACAGGTATAACAAAACAGCACAAGTAGCTTCTAAATTGAGAGGAGCTGCTATCATGAGAAGAGAGGGTGTGTTTATTAGAACTATTATGCTCAGAGCTTGCATGGTACAGAGCCAGTAAAAATATGCGTAACAAGCTGCCTCAGGAGTAGCTGATGAGTTTGTCCTACAAGAAACTGGCGAAActaatgacattttcaaaatttaagtTAGTCCTTTATCTACACTGTTTCACagccttctccccctcctcttgACCCAGTGATTCAGTGCTACTGTATTAATTGTGCACACCTACAACTCCAAAGTTCCCACTGAGCAACACCACCACCCTGCACCCCTTCTCCTTTCAAAGGGAGGCTATTTCAggaggggcagcagctctgtagGCAGGAAGGCAAGCTGCTTTCCTGATTATGGCTTGGGATGGGGGGGGAATAAAGACACTAAAGTCCAAGTCTACAGGTATCTgcggtgtttttttttttttccccctaatagTCCCACTCCCTGATTGCAAATAAACTCGGGCCATGCCATGTTCCTCCTCTACAGCTACTGATTTATTTACCTAGACACGGGTCATCTTCACCTGACGGAACACACCAGCAGCTGAGTAAGACATCTTCAAAACAAAGTCTCCCAGAGATTTGGAAAGTTCAGTTCAAGTCAGCAACACGGCAACTCGTTAGGAAGGAAAAGCCAACCACAGACTACTTGCCTGGGTTTCTATTTAAAACCCTTTATGGCAGGTTTCTTAATTTAAGCTAGACATACCAGCAGCCCAGACACCTCACCACAGCGCCGCGCTCCAACTCGCTGCCTACGAGGGCTTCGGAGCAGCAGCGAGGGGAGGACGAGCCCTAAcccacttatttttttttttcctccttggaaAACACTGCTGCAAACCTGCTCCTTCCCCGGGGCGGGGGAAAACCTGGGGACGGCGCTTTTCCTGGGTCTTTCCGCGGGCTGGCCGGGAGGGAGCGGAGCCCGGCAGGGCGCAGGGTTCACCCGCCTGCGAGGCTGCCAAGGTTTAAAGCCCCGTCAGGAAGCACGGCCCTGGCACCGGCCCAGCTCCGAGATAAACAGCCGGGCCGGAGCTGTCCCGGGTTTGTCACGGTGTTTGGCACCGCCCGGGTCCTCCCGAGCGACAACCGGGCTGGGAGAACAGCTGCGGTGAAGGAACCGCAAACCGctgcggccccggccccgcaccgcccggcAGCCTCCCAAGGCGAGAGACACCCTCCCACACAGGCACCCCCACACGCCCAGCCCCACGCTGGAAGGGTGCCCCAGCGCTGCAGAGAGCCGCGGGCTGCCCTCCCCCGGcccgctgcctgccctccccCGGCCCGCTGCCTGCCTGCGAGAAGATGGCGGCGGCTCCTACCTCCTCCTACCCCCCCTCCCCTtcggccccgctcctcccgccgccaCCCGACCGCGGAAAAACCCCGCTCTCCGCACCTTATCGGCCACCAGCGCCTCGGCCGCCTCCTTCTTCGGCTCGTCCTTGTGGGCGAAGGGGGAGTTAAAGGCGATCTTCACCATGGCGCCGCTGCTGCGTTCCGCCGCCTCCCCGCTGAAGAGACTCCGGGCGGAGGGGTGGGGCGAACTGACCCGGccacgccccctccccgccgccacGCCCCACCCCGCCGAGCTCCGCCTCTCGGGAGGGTGCGGGAGGCGCGCCCCCTGCCTGCCGGGCGGTTCACAATGGGGAGGCGGGAGGGCGGGAAGATGGCGGCTGGTGCCGTCGCCCTGACCCCGGGAAGCTGCAAACCCGGGCGGCGCCCCCCGTGCTGAGAGGTTGAGCACAGCAGTGGCAGGGTGCTGGCATCCCACCTCAGCCCGGCAAACCTACTTCCTCTCAGAAAGTGGTGATGAATTAGCAATTTAATGATGCCCAGGCGCCATTACAGCGGGCCGAGTACCTCATCCCAAAAAGGCAGATGTGCCATAAACTCCTCGGGGCTGACCGAAACGTCCTTTTCTCTTCACCATCCTCATTGCTGAGGTTGAGCCTGCTGCACCAGCCCCTCATGCAGGCCTTTATTCTCATGGAGGTTTCTAGAAACACCATGTCCCTGCCTGTTAGGGGGTTACACAGCTCCATGCCTGCACGGGGTGCTTCACGGGCAAGTCTGGCATGGACCAAACTCCTCCATTAAAAGGCCCGCATCCTAAAACCAGCCTGAAATCTGGGAGAGGCTGGCGGCGGTGTGGGGCGGGCGAGGCGGCGAGGGGGGAaccgcgggcggcggcggcccttGCACGTTTTGCAGCCTGCCCCCACAGCAACCCTTTCGGTTCCTTCTAGCTTCGCCCACTGCTCACTCAGACGATGAAATGCACGTCTAGTGCTCTGTGTGTTACGCTGGAGAGAAGGAGGCGTCTCTGGGCCACATTCAGTGCGGCACAGGGACGGGGATATTTTTAGTCAAGCTGCCTCCCTTCTCTTGTGAAATACAGCCTGAGGGATCTTTAACAGCCAAGGAGACAGACAAGGCATCACCATTCATTTAATGCCTCCAAAggggcagaagaagaaaaggcttcaTGTATTCGACTGCCTGAAATAATCTTCTCCTTCATATGGATGAAAGTCTGTGTCCCTCTCACTGGAATTTGGCTTTACAGCCCTAGAAAAAGATCCGGTTTGACTCTGGTGCCTACACCATTGAACTCTTCTTCACAGACAGCTGTAATTAAACTGAACTGAACACCATGCAAATATCGCAATAAGTAATTCTTCCAAGCGTACGCAAAATGCAGCGTGTATTCCAGCATTCACAGCATGTTCCTGTTATTCTACAGATGCAGTACCACTGTTATTTCCTCTCAAGATCATGTGTTTGATATTGCTTTCTTTCATGTTAATAAGAATTTTGACTTTGACTTCAGTCAGAGAAGAACAAAGTCTCTATGTCTATTTAACCTGGCTTTGTCTAGTAACAGAAAACACTTTTACCTCATTTTGCcaggaaaacagtgaaaaaatttATTCTCATACTTCCTAGCTTTAGGATGTTAGGAATAAGTTAAGCTATACTCTCATCAAAGTCCCtgaaacacagatttaaaagcagaatgagTAAGTTTGCTATATGGCTGTAGCAATATCTGTATTCTACAACCTGGCAGTTTATAAATTATATGAATAACTTTCAGTATCTTAATCTAGTTTAATTACTTCATGGTTAAACAAATTGACTTTATCTTGCAATTACCCAGCACTTTTACTtgaaaaagaacacagaaataagAGTGAAATAGACCCTTGCTCTTTATCAAGACTAGCATCTGTACATCCCGGCTTGCTCACTGTCATGTTCTGTGATCGGTTGCGAGGGACGCACACACTTTGAAATATTGTGCAcagacaaaaatttaaaaatatacttttttttgaCATTTGCCTGCAGTCTCTGGATTTGCAAAACTGGAACTCTCATAAGctttgtaatgatttttttttgtgcatttctcTGTAGCATCTGTTACAATCaccaaaacatatttaaaacGTGCAGTGTCCAGGAGAAAGAAATTCCAGTATCATCAAGcaatttttcctctccttacACACCTGATAATAACAACTGTCCATTCAGTCAGTAACCACCCCTTCCAGATAAAGCTTCTCCTCCGAGAGTCTGACAGTATTTTTTAGAGCGGTTGTAATCTGAAGTACTAGGTCTGGGAAGACAAATTCCATCCTGAGGTGCATAGACATTAGaaaattcatatatttttttaccatCCTGAAATCATCAGGCCCTCGGACCGAATAAATATTAGAGATCTCCATGGGTGGCTCCACCACTTCACCtctaaaatgcttttgcatCAGTCTCTTGGACCTGGCCCAGTTTTTATTTAGGCTTTTGCCACAAGCTGGCTGCAGTTTAGGCCTGGAAATCCCAAGACACCTGAACAAGTAATATCACCTATTCTTTTGAATTCCGTAATATTTCTGATTCTCCTTTCCACTAAAACACCCTGGGTTTAGTTTACTGGTATTTATCCTGAGATCATCTTTATCACCTTGAAAGGCAAGAGATTGTCCCCTTAATGATCCTTTTAATCCTTCTGGTGTTTGTAATGTTAAAGCAGCACTgcttaaaaatgtaacaaataCAGGGACTAGATCGTCTTAGAGAGCAGAGGAATTTGGCCCAAAAGAAGGGTGAACTGGGGTGCCGTAGCGGCTGTGGTTCTGCTCCCTTGAAGCTTACTCACAAAGAGCAGCCAACTGTATTTCTTAAAAGAGACATTAGACACAAACACCTCCCTTTTCAGCGGCAGAGATGATGCAAGTAGCCCAGACAATCTAAGAATATTAAAGAGCAAGGTTTGTATGGTGAGGTAGTCTTTTTTACTGGACCAATCATTGGTTCAGCAGATAACGCCACTTGAAGCATCTCTTTGAGCAATCCTGCACAGCACTAACACtaatttttactgtgagggaaTTTTTTAGGTATTCTAATGAACTTAAGAAACACAAACTTCACAATACATTTGCCTTGACTCTATCTCCTTCTCATGTATGCCAGGAGAACACTTCCTCACCTCTTGGGAGAAATACGGTATTGTATTTGTCCTAGTTTGTAAAGTATTCTCCGGCTTTGAAGTAGAAGGTATTGCTTATGTGCACGATCCTCAGTCGCCTATGTTGTTCTAGTTCAAACAAAGCTACGATCAGGAGGGCTACAGGCTGGCAAGACATGTAAGCACACGCTTTACATTTCAACGGCCACTCACAGCTTAATGTTAAACGTGTGTTGAAGTTTTTTGTTAGATCTGAATCCATGTGCCTGGTTAAGCACCGAAGCGGGTATTTGCTTAGCCTGAGCTTGCCGCTCTCCCCGCACGTTGCACAAGTCCACAGGTAACGAGGGCTGTCCCCCGCACGGAGCTTTGTACCTGCACTGAGCATtgcacagctgagccccagcccGGACCCGAGGCAGCACACGTAAAGAAACAATAATTAATACATGTAATTAGTAATAGTTTGCCATATACACTATACCTATcagttgtgggggttttttatgaGTAGCATAACTAGtgaaagaagggcaacaaaagGCAAACAATAAGTACGTCACGAAGGactgttaaaaatgaaaccacAAACTTTCTCCCTTACGAAAGGGGGCCTTTCTCCCACTTTGACGTTTTATGTTTATCCAGATGTCTGAAGTTCTAATTTTTGCCTCCAGTCCTTT
Coding sequences:
- the ITM2A gene encoding integral membrane protein 2A, whose amino-acid sequence is MVKIAFNSPFAHKDEPKKEAAEALVADKDPEVATHGSENSSGRCLLTLLGLAFILAGVVVGGACIYKYFMPKHKVYRGEMCYFENENRDRAAEPYFLPIAEEADIREDDNIAIIDVPVPKFSDSDPAAIVHDFDRLLTAYLDLQLGKCYVIPLNTSIVMPPRNLMDLFAKLATGSYLPQTYLVREEMVVTEEIDNVSDLGIFIYQLCVGKETFRLQRRDQISGLQKRSVENCHSIRHFENSFVVETKICQQ